The following nucleotide sequence is from Lonchura striata isolate bLonStr1 chromosome 17, bLonStr1.mat, whole genome shotgun sequence.
GTGAGTCAGCTGCAGCGCCTGCTGCCAGtgctccctgcatccctgtgcCTCTGTGTGCGCACCCAGCTCTGAGCTTCTGTAGATCCCTGCTCCAAATACCTGCTCTTTGTATTTGTGTGAGCCCACTTCATTTTCTGTGGGTCTTACATTTACTGCAAGAGGTGTTTGAGTCCTTCCTCAGTTCCCCTTTAAACCCCAAATTTGATTGTGAGCTATTTTCATGATCTCTCTTAGATCTCTGATTTTTCCTGGGATTGCCTAAATATGAGAGGTACTGATGAAAGAGTAACATCGTTTGTTTGTCTGGCATCGGGAAAAACTTGTGCTGTGGCATGAGAGGCTTTTGGGAACAAGCTGTTTGTTAATTGATTTCCTGGCATTTGTTGCAGGAGCAGGATGTATACGCTGCTGTCAGGGCTCTATAAATACATGTTCCAGAGAGATGAGTACTGTGTCCTGATCCTGGGTTTGGACAATGCTGGTAAAACTGTAAGTGCTGTTTATCACTCCGTGGAGGGCACACACAATCCTAAACATCCTCCAGGGATAAATCTTCCAGCAAGGGTCATCCTGAGTTactttagtgatgtcacaccaAGCAATCAACTTTTCCTCATTACTTAAATTTAGTACAAGCTTTCAGGGAGGGATGTGGCTGAGGCTTTGGTAATCCCATAATCACATGTGATCCCTTCTTTTCTTGCTAAAATAGGGAGTAAGAAGAGTGGTTTATCCAAAATTAGGTAGGGCACTATCTGCTCTAGCAGGATTGGGCAGAAATTAAGAGCCAGTAAAATGTTTGACTTTGTCTTATTCTTTTTCAGACCTTCCTTGAACAAACTAAAACCCGATTTAACAAGAACTACAAAGGGATGAGTTTGTCCAAAATCACAACCACTGTAGGCTTAAACAGTGAGTAAATCCACATGgaattttttcagctttcttgCATAGATAGACAAcagctgttttttgttttaaatatttaagaattCAGAAGGTAATAATAGTTCCTGGGTGCAGAGATTTTATCTCCCAACTATCCAAGtctttttatagataataaaaTAGACTTTCTTAGCTTAGGAGGAAAAACTCTTAAAGTATTAAAACTTCAGGTATCCTATTTCAGTGCTGTCCTCAAACTATATTTCCCCAGAGTTCATTCCTTGGCCCAATTCTGGAATTATTTGCACAGATACTGATCTATATTTGTGATCACTCCgtgcaggttttgctctgctgtTGCCTGTGATTTGTTCCCCTACAAGCCTGTCCCACCCCAGATTTCTGAGTGGGCTGTGCAGGTGTCTGTGCTTTACAGTTTTCATTGGATTgccctttcttccttccttctagTTGGAACTATTGATGTTGGCAAAACTCGGCTCATGTTCTGGGACCTTggtgggcaggaggagctgcagtcACTTTGGGACAAGGTTagaaatgtggttttgttttatttttatttgatttatacaacttgcccagagaagctgtggctgccccatccctggaaatgttcaaagcCAGGGTGGGTGGAGCTCTGATCAGCCTGATCTAGTGGGAggtctccctgctcctggcagaggattggaatgagatggttggccccttccaacacaaaccatcctgtgattctgtgatttcttttaGTTCTTTTAGAACTGAACCACTAAAATCATTTGGTAATCACACAGGCTTATTGATAACCCAAGTATTTAGCAGTAACACTTTTTCAGAAATTCCACTATTTCCGTGGTTGATATTTGCATTACTGGTTAGACAGCAATTACCAACCCAGATCTGGGGTTGTGCCATAGAGATGAGCTTTGGGGGGACACAGGTGAGCTTTTCCACCTGGTGTATTGATCAGACCTGCAAACAGAAcaggcagcacaggctgtgtgCCTCCATTCTGTTAAGGCACACTGTGGATACAGCTGCCTCTAATTGGTTGATCTCCACATGTATCAAAACTGTACCAAAATCAAATCAGGGAGAGAATTGGCACCAATATCTGTGTTCTCCTTCCAGTACTATGCTGAATCTCACGGGGTGATCTATGTTATTGACTCCACTGATGAGGAGAGGCTCTCCGAGTCCAAAAGAGCTTTTGGTAAGTACAGTGTCACCAAACTGTCCTGGAAGGTTGTATCAAATGAAACTGTAATGCAAGAGGGAGCTTCTGGCTTCATCCCTCTGTCCAGAGAATCTGTGCCAGGCATTTGTACAACTTCCAGAACTGGCTaaatctggttttgtttctgtcctTTGTAGAGAAGATGATTACCAGTGAAGCTCTGGAAGGGGTTCCCATTCTGGTGTTGGCCAACAAGCAGGATGTAGAGGTAAAATATGGAGGATTTACGTAAATGAGCAAATAAGCCTTGGAAAGGTGAACTATGCATTCATGTTAAATTTGTTCCACAGTCCTGAGTTGATCCTCTGGTACTTTCCTACTACTTGAAATAATTACTTTGAATttagttgtatttttttcctttctcctccagcCCTTTTTCAGTGCCATGAGTGAGCTTCCTACAGGCACATAGTTTTGAACTCTTTatgtaaacagaagaaaatgcatAGCTATAGTGGGTTTTTTATGTAGTGTGACTGCCTATATTGAtgctgttttttcctgtttattcagaaaaaaatgtttagtgCACTTTGTTTATGCTGCTCTTTCAAAACCCAGGAATAGCGCAACAGATGTATGTGAAGCAAATCATCCTTTCCCCATAATTGGATAAGATCTGTTTAATAGTTTGTTGTAGAGCATTCCATCAGTGACAACAGTGAATGGCAAGGACAAGGAATGCTCCTTTTCTGATAATATAATTTGAATTCTTTGCAGTGTATTCAGGACTGTAAAGCTTTGGATAAAGCTTTACAGAACGGTAAACTgtaagggtttgggtttggcaGTTTGTGGGTGGTGTGGTGTTTAGGTGACACATCCTGGGCCATCCTTACCTCCCCCAGCatggaaaaaaggaagacagTACCCAAGGTGGTAGTGGTGTTTTTTGTGGTTTCCTCCTGGAAATTGTACCTGGAATTGCAGGAGTGCAGCTGCAGTGACTCGTCTGTAGATGGAGCCAGAGGCTCGCAGTAGGATTTGGAGCAGCAGACCTGGCAGCTGGGCTCAGTCTCTGTTCCAAAGGATGCAAAAACTTCTCAGGTTCTTTCCTCTGCACTTTACACTTGTCCGAGCAGTTGCACTTGTGGAAACACGTGAGGCTTCCATAGAAATCACTTGGCTCTAGAGCAGGTTTTAATGAGTACAACACAGATTGGTTTTTGGATGATGTAATTCATTTAGATTATCTAGATTATCTAGTCTTAGAAATAAGAGAAATGTAATTCCATGTAAAAGCATGAGATCAAGTCTGAACTCCTGATTTATGGTCCTGACTTTGCTGTGGTTTCTGGAATGTAGGGAAATGGTCTGTCTTTTTTCTGTGGAAACCAGAATATTGACTCTCACATTTCTGTACAACCCCACAGCTTTTCTGCAGGGAACAGCCTGCACTCTTGCCTTGACTTGTTGAGGATAAAGTCCAACAAGTGACCTGGAAGGTTGTTCCAGTTTCTCTCTTGGTTGTATATACATATTTTCTTACAAGCTGCAGACACTGGCTTTTCTGACACTCTAACCAGACTAAAGACAAATAATTGAACAATTTGGCTTCTTTAAATTGCTAGAAAGAGGTATTTGGAACAGCCTTTCAAAAGCAAATCTGGCTTCTTGCTTCCTCTGGAGGGTCCAAGACCAGCCCACAGACTTAGTGCCTTCATGCAGTTGTAGAGCTACAAGAGATTAGCAAAGCTAAACCCACTGGAggtttgctttgcttgtttGTAAGAAATACCTGCACTGGGTATTTAGAGGTTCACTCCTACAGAATGATCTTGGATATGGACCCAGCAAAGAGACATCAATGCTATTAACAAATCACTAAGGGGATTACagcttatttttcagtaattagTGAGGTTCACTTAAACAAGTTTGAGAAAGCTCAGTAGCCTGTTTCTCTTCCTCTGATTTAGCAGAATGGAAGACCTCTGGAAAAAACTGATAATTAGCATTGATAGCAATTTTTCTGCTCTGGATCTCCAGACATAAAACTGTAGGAAATTCTCACCAGCATTCCTCTGTCCTGAACCATGATAAGGGATGATAAGTGGTACTTAACCTTGCTGGTATTTGGAGATGAAGGGTAATTCTTGATGATGATGTCTGTAGAGGCCAGCAGAAGGCTTGTGATCAAATATATCAGAAATAGTACATCTGACATAGTTTGATTTTTAAGTTTACATTCTATTATCAAGATAACAAAAGTGCTGATGCACCCTGAAGTTACATGAGGCATTAAGAATTCTGCTGGGAACCCCAGGGTACATTGTGTCCTCTTAGCACTGCCAAGTATGAGTGGTATTTGGTCATTCCAGGGGATAAAATATGGTCATTGACTGCAAAACACCAGTTCTAATTCTCACAATACTGAATGTGATGTTTTATGGTATCAGAGAATGCTCTGTGTTCAGCAGGGGCTTCAAAAGTGGACTATAatataaatactttaaaaacagAGTCAAATGTGTGTTGGAGAAAGGAATTTGTTCAGGTTTTTAAAGGAACTATTGCTTTGtaggagagaaataaaatatctaaTACCTACTAATTTCTGTGAactccctttcaactcagaatgccACTTTTGAAAATATGGCTTATTGCAGAAAAACCAGCAGAATCAGAGTTGATATTTGCTGTTTTGATTTGAATACAGCTGTTGAAAGGTTTACACAAGGTATATATTTCTGAGCTTTACAATTAACTGTTATGAGGATAGAATGAATTATGCAACACTATTCAAAATACTGGAAAAGCATGACCTGTCAAAAACAGCATCTGAAATGTAACAATCTGAAAATTACTGGGTGCTCTATGATGACCCATGTATGGGAGTAAGTTTCGCCATCCTCATCTAATGCTAAATTTTggaaatttaatttgaaatctCCAGAATGTTGAAAAGCCTCCTCATGCCTCTGGAGTCCTGGTGAGTAGCAGAGTAATTTCATTTCCACACAGAAACCAGACCTTCTGCATGAAAGTCATTCTGGTTCCCAACTGAAGACCTCCAACAGTTTCCCTGGAAAATTAGTTTTTAGTTTAAATAAGATGTTTTTAGTTGAGGCTAATCTGTTCCTTCTTTAAATTTAAAGAAGCTTAAATTctaatttaaaacaaacttgTATAAAGGGTAGGCCCAAACCATAGGTGGGTGAGGTGAGTCAGACTTTTTGtgaaatagtattttatttAGGCAATCCACCTTGGTGTTGTTTCTCTTTTAGTTCCATTCTGGTGGTTGATTACTCTTGAGATGACTAATAAGCTTCTACTTGAGATTTTATGCATGCTTCTGGATTTATCCTGACAgaccaggcagcagcattgTCTTTGCTCCAGTGGATTTGGGAAATGGGCAAAGGCTCTACAATACCACTTTTTTTGCTAAAACTTGCCTTGCTGCTTGATAGATTTTTAGGTGTGCCATTGCTGAGTCTTACTTTGGGTAATGCTATTCTGAACTCTTCATAGGAGGAATTTGGTTCAGTCCTGGCTAGATTATGCCTGGAGGAGCCTTCATCAAAAGATGTTTTACAGTGTGTTATTTTGGGGAAGCTGAGATGGAAATCTGGTTCGTCATGTGTTGTGTGCGAGGTTCCTGTGAACTGGCTGAGAGATAGCATCATTCCTGAAAGGTCACTGTGCATTGTGTTATTGTAATAGAGCACTGTTGATGTGGTCACAGATCCAGCTTCCCTTCTTTGCCCTTGGCTTATGGGTTTGCAGCTGAGAAACAAAGCACATCtgtaaacaaatattttgtaatgTGGTTGGGAAGAAGGGGAACTTGGAAGCCACAGCTGACATTTTCCCCTAAGCATGAGAAGCTCAGATGCCCCTTGCTGAAAGTGATGGGTAATCTGCCTCAGCCCCTGCTGTCACATGAGATTCCAGTTCATGGCTTTCCCTGGAACACTAAAACAAGACATTGATCATTTTGTGTTAcctgtctgctgtgctgctctacTTCATCCCAAGGGGAAAATGATGTTCTCCAAAACAGTATTGGTGATGCAGTGACATCCTGCTGTGACAATGTGAATGGTGCAAAGACTCCTCAGAAGCAGAACTCTTTCTGATGCAGATTTCCATGGAAAGCCATGGCTGTGCAGCTCTTTGGAAGGTGGGGCAGGCCACAGCTCTACCAGAAGGTGGGAAAGAGAAGTTATAACAGTGATTTATACTGGGAGATAAAAATGGCTGTAGTTGTTAGCTACAGGGGGAAAAGTGGACTCTTAAAGGCTTCAAGGATGGGCCAAGGTGAAGGATGTGGggtctctgtgctgctgggtgTGTGCAGGTGACCTGGTCTGCTGGTGGTGTTGGGAAGTTCATTGTCTGATTGTTTTGCTACCTGTGCAAGTAGAAGTTGAGGAATCGAGGACAGCATGACTGTGCTCTCTGTTGTTGCTTCATACCTTGAACACTGtatctgatttattttaagatattttaaaatttatcatCATTCAGAAAAGGAGTAGGAAAGGTAGActcaagaagaagaagaaaaggatatACTCAAAAGAATGTCATTATACAATGATACTAAAGTCTGAGAAGCTTCAAGAAGCTTCTCAATTTCGAGAAACATTTGCTCAATTTCAGCTGCCTTGAGATTTAACCTTCCTGCTGCCAAGTCTCATTGACTGAAAAAACCATAGATGTGAAAAATAGCTCAAATTACTGACATGTagttccttctccttcccagtTGTTGAGTATTGGACCTGCCTTTCTTATTGGGCAGTGGACACCATACCAGGTTAAGGGAGCAGCTTTTACAGACCAGTAGaggttggttggttggtggGTTGTAATCTATTCCCCATCTTCCAGACCTAGTTTTAATTCTAACTGGTTTGAATTCCAGCTCCCAAGCCCAGTCTGATTCCCTCTGAAGTTAGTAATTGTTAGtaattgttgtttttttttttaattaactgtaTATCCTGTGCTGACAGCTCATCTGTATGGACTGcacatttttcacttttcaaaaATCTGACCTTAATTGTTGAGGGTTTTGCAGAATGATGTCAGTAACATTTTGGATACAGTTTCCAGGTCATTGATTGAAAGGGCAAGTTTAAAATGCAGCTGTGGTCATAAGAAAGTACAGTCATCAAAAGTTGCACAGTTAATGGAGTCAAAGGCAATTAGGTGAATTGGGTGTTGTTAAACTCCTTGCAAGCCATTTAAGATCCTCTCCTACATACAAGCAATGAAATTTACTGTTCTCcacaaaaatttcctgtatttatttCTCCAGAATCAGTGTTTTGCAAATGGATGGCTGGTAAcaattttcatatttctgttttctcagaGTTTACGTTCACTTGGCCAATCGTCAGGACTCACAAAGGGTCCTGTTTGGCATTTGTGTAAACATTTGTCCAAAACATGTATGTGGGCCTGACTGAAGGTTCCAAACACATATTTGAGACTTGCTGAAGGTTCAGAATGTCTTTGCAGAGAGGAGGGAAGGTGGGCACATGGCTAGCTGAAGTGCTAAAATGGCTTGTCCAAGGCTTCTGAGGGAAAAATGAACACTGAGTGCTCAGGGAGGTGTTGAGTCCAGATTTTAGCTGGGcagctttgcttttgttgtAGCTTTAAGATTTTTGTGGTGACACTCTGATTTATGTGGGGAAAGTAATCCACTGATTTACTGGGGGGGTTATGATTTGTGTTGTTGTTCCTAGcacctcctggcacactcacaGAACTTCAGGTCCTGTTGGGGGTCAAGAGCACAGTGACATCAGGCATCAGAAAATGTGCTGCATTCAGCGCTGCCAGTGTTTTCTCTGAGTGCAAACAGACAAGTGCCGGTGAGGCATGGCTATAATGTCAAGGAATGTGCTGAGAACTGAGAAAAATCACAGCTTGTTTTG
It contains:
- the ARFRP1 gene encoding ADP-ribosylation factor-related protein 1, translated to MYTLLSGLYKYMFQRDEYCVLILGLDNAGKTTFLEQTKTRFNKNYKGMSLSKITTTVGLNIGTIDVGKTRLMFWDLGGQEELQSLWDKYYAESHGVIYVIDSTDEERLSESKRAFEKMITSEALEGVPILVLANKQDVETCLSIPDIKTAFSDCINKIGKRDCLTQACSALTGKGVNEGIEWMVKCVVRNIHRPPRKKDIT